A genomic region of Capra hircus breed San Clemente chromosome 21, ASM170441v1, whole genome shotgun sequence contains the following coding sequences:
- the LOC102188633 gene encoding myeloid-associated differentiation marker-like yields MTIMSSTSLSLGLDSVTNKSYLLHFLQLLSTCMAFFLVTRESTWSVDISNWSMFVWCFCFAVTLLILIAELCGLQDKLHFWDSFLITSACYCALFCLSASIIYPIIHLQIFPDGSPRHHVIAATAFSGIASVAYAVEVVWTCARTGEPSCSLLGLLKRLEIFVACVIFAFLSNTYPNERQPALVWCVAVYCTCFILGAVAMLWHRCDCDESLPYSCLGFGQSVLAVLLYTTALVLWSLYQFNGDFGGQPQRSNELSCIDELTSYLCVWDQRLAVAILTAVNLLIYVADLVILTVVSDRGSTQGLRIPSSH; encoded by the coding sequence ATGACCATCATGTCATCCACGTCACTGTCCTTAGGCTTGGACTCTGTGACCAACAAGAGCTACCTCCTCCACTTCCTGCAGCTGCTCTCCACCTGTATGGCCTTCTTCCTGGTGACCAGGGAGAGCACCTGGAGTGTGGACATAAGTAACTGGTCTATGTTTGTCTGGTGCTTCTGCTTCGCTGTGACCCTCCTTATCCTCATAGCTGAGTTATGTGGACTCCAGGATAAACTTCACTTCTGGGACAGCTTTCTCATCACCTCTGCCTGCTACTGCGCCCTTTTCTGCCTCTCGGCCTCCATCATTTACCCCATCATCCACCTTCAGATTTTTCCCGATGGCTCCCCCCGACACCATGTTATTGCTGCCACTGCATTCTCCGGCATCGCTTCTGTGGCTTATGCTGTCGAAGTGGTCTGGACCTGTGCCCGGACTGGTGAGCCCTCCTGCTCTTTGCTAGGCCTGCTCAAGAGGCTGGAGATCTTTGTGGCGTGTGTCATCTTCGCCTTCCTCAGCAACACCTACCCGAACGAGCGCCAGCCGGCCCTGGTGTGGTGTGTGGCTGTATACTGCACCTGCTTCATCCTGGGGGCTGTGGCTATGCTGTGGCACCGGTGTGACTGTGACGAGAGTCTGCCCTACTCCTGTTTGGGGTTTGGGCAGTCTGTGCTCGCTGTCCTCCTCTACACCACGGCTCTGGTCCTCTGGTCTCTCTACCAGTTCAACGGGGATTTCGGTGGGCAGCCCCAGCGGTCCAACGAGTTGAGCTGCATTGATGAGCTCACCTCCTACCTGTGCGTCTGGGACCAACGACTGGCTGTGGCCATCCTGACAGCCGTCAACCTGCTGATTTATGTGGCGGACCTGGTGATCTTGACTGTGGTCAGTGACCGAGGCTCTACCCAGGGGCTCCGGATTCCTTCTTCTCACTGA
- the LOC102188356 gene encoding LOW QUALITY PROTEIN: myeloid-associated differentiation marker-like (The sequence of the model RefSeq protein was modified relative to this genomic sequence to represent the inferred CDS: deleted 1 base in 1 codon), whose product MDTDRVRLCFYRLLQLFSTCAAFSLVASLGTGMGAVSHWSMFIWCFCFVITLITFIVQLGEYQPSLPFSGKSFLFTYACLATAFCLSASIMYSITYIQFLPHSPFRDQATAATAFSCIACVLYALEGAFLWLLFPETTFYFATIHGLFKLLETSVACIIFAFISNTYLHQHQPALVWCVAVYSICFTLGAVAMLLKLVKFESRLHNFFPRFLLGQTMLSVLLYASALALWPLYQFNEEFGGQPQRSSDVSCSDELPSTLCIWDQKLTVAILTAINLLIYVGDLAYWIHSIFIGTELCPGALDSIFLPSSAIL is encoded by the exons ATGGACACTGATAGAGTCAGGTTATGCTTCTACCGCCTGCTGCAGCTGTTCTCCACTTGTGCGGCTTTCTCGCTGGTGGCCAGCTTGGGCACCGGAATGGGGGCTGTTAGTCACTGGTCCATGTTCATCTGGTGCTTCTGCTTTGTCATCACCCTCATCACCTTCATAGTCCAATTAGGCGAGTACCAGCCCAGTCTCCCCTTTTCTGGGAAGAGCTTTCTCTTCACCTATGCCTGCCTCGCCACCGCTTTCTGCCTCTCAGCCTCCATCATGTACTCCATCACTTACATCCAGTTCTTGCCTCACAGCCCCTTCCGGGACCAGGCCACTGCCGCCACTGCATTCTCCTGCATCGCATGTGTGCTTTATGCCTTGGAAGGGGCCTTTCTCTGGCTACTATTCCCTGAGACCACTTTCTATTTTGCTACCATTCATGGCCTATTCAAGCTGCTAGAGACATCGGTGGCCTGCATCATCTTCGCCTTCATCAGTAACACCTACCTGCACCAGCACCAGCCAGCCCTGGTGTGGTGTGTGGCCGTGTACTCCATCTGCTTCACGCTGGGGGCCGTGGCCATGCTGCTGAAGCTGGTCAAATTCGAGAGCAGACTACACAACTTCTTCCCTCGTTTCCTGTTGGGGCAGACCATGCTCTCTGTCCTCCTTTATGCCAGTGCCCTGGCCCTCTGGCCACTCTACCAGTTCAATGAGGAGTTCGGCGGGCAGCCCCAGCGGTCCAGTGATGTGAGCTGCAGTGATGAGCTTCCCTCCACACTATGCATCTGGGACCAAAAACTGACTGTGGCCATCTTGACAGCCATCAACCTGCTGATTTATGTGGGTGACCTGGCATACTGGATCCACTCCATTTTTATC GGTACTGAGCTCTGCCCAGGGGCTCTGGACTCCATCTTCTTACCAAGTTCTGCAATCCTCTGA
- the LOC102187807 gene encoding myeloid-associated differentiation marker-like — MCCLLRLPQLFCTCMAFSLVVDMGILRGAIGNWSMSIWCFCFAMTLIISIVELCKLQPRFPFFWYNLPVLYACYAALLCLLAFIIYATTHVHFLPYGPYRDRAITATAFSCVASVLYAMEVACLWQYYELSEVSCYVHTMPGLLKVLETFVACLIFTFLSHTSLYLHQPALEWCVAVYSICFFPAALTILGNLIGWEYRLPVTFPILQFLLTLLSVLLYVSALVLWPLYQFNEKFGGQPQRSNYMDCIDGLTYYICTWDEELAVAILTALNLLIYVADLVYWAHQVSVGTED, encoded by the coding sequence ATGTGCTGCCTCCTCCGCCTGCCGCAGCTCTTCTGCACCTGCATGGCCTTCTCCCTCGTGGTCGACATGGGCATCCTGAGGGGGGCCATAGGTAACTGGTCCATGTCCATCTGGTGCTTCTGTTTTGCCATGACCCTCATCATCTCCATTGTAGAGCTGTGTAAGCTCCAGCCCCGCTTTCCTTTCTTCTGGTACAACTTACCCGTCCTCTACGCCTGCTACGCTGCCCTTCTCTGCCTCTTGGCCTTCATCATCTATGCCACCACTCATGTCCATTTCCTGCCTTATGGCCCTTACCGGGACCGAGCCATCacggccactgccttctcctgtgTTGCTTCTGTACTTTATGCCATGGAAGTGGCCTGCTTGTGGCAGTACTATGAGCTCAGTGAGGTCTCCTGCTATGTGCACACCATGCCAGGCCTGCTGAAAGTGCTGGAGACCTTTGTGGCCTGTCTCATCTTCACCTTCCTTAGCCATACCTCCCTGTACCTGCACCAGCCGGCCCTGGAGTGGTGCGTGGCCGTGTACTCCATCTGCTTCTTCCCAGCAGCCCTGACCATTCTGGGGAACCTGATTGGATGGGAATACAGGCTGCCTGTGACCTTCCCCATTTTGCAGTTTTTGCTGACCCTGCTCTCTGTCCTCCTCTATGTCAGCGCTCTGGTCCTCTGGCCGCTCTACCAGTTCAATGAGAAGTTTGGTGGGCAGCCCCAGCGATCCAATTACATGGACTGTATCGATGGGCTCACCTATTACATTTGCACCTGGGATGAGGAACTGGCTGTGGCCATTCTGACAGCTCTCAACCTGCTGATATACGTGGCTGACCTGGTATACTGGGCCCACCAGGTTTCTGTAGGAACTGAGgattag